In Gadus macrocephalus chromosome 4, ASM3116895v1, the following proteins share a genomic window:
- the LOC132456008 gene encoding AN1-type zinc finger protein 5-like: protein MAQETNQSPVPTLCATGCGFYGNPRTNGMCSLCHKEHLSRQNNGGMSSMGPMGGGGLSLGSSEASSRRRLEATLNAVAAAEAAAAAEDAAAEAAAATAEAVATEVLSGGAPLSMTRQMSRLSLSSGDCGTSANQELEEPVVTQPTATASPLGAVGGEGSDLTELLKPKKNRCFLCRKKVGLTGFDCRCGNLFCGGHRYSDKHNCPYDYKAEAAAKIRKENPVVVAEKIQRI from the exons ATGGCCCAGGAGACCAATCAGAGTCCAGTTCCTACGCTCTGCGCCACAGGTTGTGGTTTCTATGGCAACCCAAGGACCAATGGCATGTGCTCCCTCTGCCACAAGGAGCACTTGTCCAGACAGAACAATGGAGGCATGAGTTCCATGGGGCCAATGG GTGGCGGTGGGCTTTCCCTGGGGTCATCAGAGgcctcctccaggaggaggctggaggccaCCCTCAACgctgtggcggcggcggaggccgCTGCAGCAGCCGAGGACGCCGCTGCCGAGGCAGCAGCAGCGACCGCCGAGGCCGTAGCGACTGAAGTGCTCAG CGGAGGGGCGCCTCTCTCGATGACTCGGCAGATGTCGAGGCTAAGCCTCTCTTCGGGGGATTGTGGaacctcagccaatcaggagttAGAGGAGCCTG TGGTCACCCAGCCGACAGCCACAGCCTCCCCACTTGGCGCCGTTGGGGGGGAAGGATCAGACCTCACTGAGCTGCTCAAGCCAAAGAAGAATCGATGCTTTTTGTGCCGTAAAAAGGTTGGCCTTACAG GGTTCGACTGTCGCTGCGGGAACCTGTTCTGCGGCGGGCACCGATACTCGGACAAGCACAACTGTCCATACGACTACAAAGCGGAGGCTGCCGCCAAGATCCGCAAGGAGAACCCTGTGGTGGTGGCCGAAAAGATCCAGAGAATATGA